The following are from one region of the Nostoc cf. commune SO-36 genome:
- a CDS encoding response regulator, with protein MPKTDLKPPLILLAEDNQANIDTMSDYLESQGYHLILANNGQQAIDLVRDQRPDLIVMDIQMPGMDGLEAMRRIRDDRQFMHIPMIALTALAMPSDRQAF; from the coding sequence TTGCCAAAAACCGATTTGAAACCTCCTTTAATTTTGCTGGCAGAAGATAATCAAGCAAATATCGATACCATGTCCGACTATCTTGAAAGCCAAGGGTATCATCTCATTCTGGCAAATAATGGACAACAAGCTATTGACCTTGTGAGAGATCAACGCCCCGATTTAATTGTGATGGATATTCAAATGCCGGGAATGGATGGGTTAGAAGCAATGCGCCGTATTCGTGACGATCGGCAATTTATGCATATTCCGATGATTGCACTAACGGCATTAGCTATGCCTAGCGATCGCCAAGCTTTTTAG
- a CDS encoding PAS domain-containing hybrid sensor histidine kinase/response regulator, with protein sequence MSHHSPITILLIDDCAKERVKLRHILQQDSLYTYCILEFDTARQALEWCIAIQQGSTAQSHADGQPMQSVGSLLEITDVYDELLYEMPCERLRKQAEQELIHNRDLREAIFNESADAIFLVDPETLLTLDCNRRTVELFEATDKAELININGQTLQRRPFTASETDSIVAEMESKGIWSRELEYVTLRGKIFWGNIAAKPITVAGRTMNLVRITDISDVYEELRLRKQAEAQLRQTNEQLANANVELARATRLKDEFLANMSHELRTPLNAILGMSEGLQESVFGSINEKQAKAIATIERSGRHLLELINDILDLSKIESGKLELQLSDVSVSSLCDGSFAFIKQMALKKNIHLNTHISENIDSIKADNRYLRQILINLLSNAVKFTPQGGSVTLEVRLEGATEAGEVPLHLCFYVTDTGIGIAPEEIGKLFQPFIQLDSSLNRQYSGTGLGLALVQKIVTLHGGTVSVSSEAGRGSCFTVRIPYRPSDNVPTTQVTTLLPSYRFPAENAQVLIIEDSVAAADQITRYFGEMGMQAIVYPQGEGAVEEVLRVQAALIVLDLQLPNLSGWDVLSQLKTNPKTKDIPVIIISVVDEHSKGLAQGAFEYLVKPITRTQLQLRDLQENKIPAILEEKKR encoded by the coding sequence ATGAGTCACCACTCCCCGATAACGATCCTGCTGATTGATGATTGCGCTAAAGAACGGGTGAAGTTGCGTCATATCTTGCAGCAGGATAGCTTGTATACCTATTGCATTTTGGAGTTTGATACGGCAAGGCAAGCACTGGAATGGTGTATCGCAATTCAACAAGGAAGTACAGCTCAAAGTCATGCCGATGGTCAACCTATGCAGTCAGTCGGCAGTTTACTAGAAATCACCGATGTCTACGACGAGCTTCTCTACGAGATGCCATGCGAACGCTTACGCAAACAAGCCGAACAAGAACTTATCCACAACCGGGATTTGCGAGAAGCAATTTTTAATGAATCTGCCGATGCCATCTTTCTAGTTGATCCGGAAACGCTGCTTACCCTAGATTGCAATCGGCGGACGGTAGAATTGTTTGAGGCGACTGACAAAGCTGAATTGATCAATATTAATGGGCAGACACTCCAGCGCCGTCCATTCACTGCCAGCGAAACAGATTCGATTGTGGCAGAGATGGAGTCAAAAGGTATCTGGAGCCGAGAGCTTGAATATGTTACTCTTCGGGGAAAGATTTTTTGGGGAAACATTGCAGCCAAGCCAATCACTGTAGCCGGACGTACTATGAATCTAGTACGGATCACAGATATTAGCGATGTCTACGAGGAGCTTCGCTTACGCAAACAAGCCGAAGCACAACTGCGGCAGACGAATGAGCAACTTGCTAACGCTAACGTGGAACTTGCCCGCGCCACTCGCCTCAAAGACGAATTTTTAGCAAACATGAGTCATGAACTGCGAACACCTCTCAATGCCATTTTGGGTATGTCAGAAGGTTTACAAGAAAGTGTGTTCGGCTCCATTAATGAAAAACAAGCAAAAGCGATCGCTACTATTGAACGCAGTGGTAGACATTTGCTAGAACTAATCAACGACATTTTAGACTTATCTAAAATCGAATCTGGCAAACTGGAACTGCAATTGAGTGATGTTTCTGTCAGCAGCCTTTGTGATGGCAGCTTTGCCTTTATCAAACAAATGGCTTTGAAAAAGAATATTCATCTTAATACTCATATTTCTGAAAATATTGACAGCATCAAAGCAGACAATCGCTACCTGCGCCAGATACTGATCAACCTATTGAGCAACGCTGTCAAGTTCACGCCACAAGGGGGATCTGTAACGCTAGAAGTCCGTCTGGAAGGAGCAACGGAGGCGGGGGAAGTGCCCTTACATCTCTGCTTTTATGTCACTGATACTGGCATTGGTATTGCCCCTGAAGAAATCGGCAAGCTATTTCAGCCTTTCATCCAGCTTGACAGCAGCCTCAACCGCCAGTACAGTGGCACTGGTCTAGGTTTGGCACTGGTACAAAAGATTGTTACCCTACATGGAGGAACGGTGTCAGTTAGCAGTGAAGCGGGGAGGGGAAGTTGTTTTACCGTCCGTATTCCTTACCGTCCCAGCGATAATGTGCCAACAACGCAAGTAACTACTTTATTGCCCAGCTATCGTTTCCCTGCTGAGAATGCTCAGGTTTTGATTATTGAAGACTCTGTTGCCGCAGCTGACCAGATTACTCGCTACTTCGGCGAAATGGGAATGCAAGCCATTGTCTATCCTCAAGGTGAAGGAGCCGTAGAAGAAGTACTGCGCGTTCAGGCTGCTCTGATCGTTCTGGATCTACAACTACCGAACCTATCTGGTTGGGACGTGCTAAGTCAGCTTAAGACCAACCCAAAAACCAAAGATATTCCAGTAATCATCATTTCAGTTGTGGATGAGCATAGCAAAGGGCTAGCTCAAGGAGCGTTTGAATATTTGGTCAAACCGATTACCCGTACTCAACTTCAGTTAAGGGACTTGCAAGAAAATAAAATACCAGCCATTCTAGAAGAGAAGAAGCGGTGA
- a CDS encoding ketosteroid isomerase family protein, with the protein MTSAEFVSPAQFKEESQIEGITEPSVLRYFETLNAGEFEATAALFGVDGVMRPPFESDIVGTDAIAAYLKQEGQNIKAYPHTGIVETLDNATIQIQVTGKAQTSWCSVNVLWLFILNQQQQISYTRIKLLASPKELLSLRRED; encoded by the coding sequence ATGACCTCTGCTGAATTTGTATCTCCAGCACAGTTTAAAGAGGAATCCCAGATTGAGGGAATTACAGAACCAAGTGTACTGCGTTATTTTGAAACCTTAAATGCAGGAGAATTCGAGGCGACTGCTGCCTTGTTTGGGGTAGATGGGGTGATGCGTCCACCATTTGAATCTGATATTGTGGGGACAGATGCGATCGCAGCCTACTTAAAACAAGAAGGCCAAAACATTAAAGCTTACCCCCACACAGGAATAGTCGAAACTTTAGATAACGCTACGATTCAAATCCAGGTAACAGGCAAAGCCCAAACTTCGTGGTGTAGTGTAAATGTATTGTGGTTATTTATCCTCAACCAACAACAGCAAATCTCATATACTAGAATCAAACTTTTAGCTTCTCCCAAAGAGTTACTTTCTTTACGTCGTGAAGACTAG
- a CDS encoding ATP-binding protein has translation MKSELHVPSDLNFLNIVENWLLGCLKIQLGESVDWSRQSSRLRLALVEAYSNAVRHAHKDKPNLPILLRLEVKDRDLALEVWDYGEGFDMSKYYAPNPMEKQEGGYGWLIMNRLMDKVDYKLQVNGANCLKLEATLPELVQ, from the coding sequence ATGAAAAGTGAGCTTCATGTACCAAGCGACTTGAATTTTCTTAATATTGTTGAAAACTGGTTGCTGGGATGTTTGAAAATCCAGCTAGGAGAATCTGTAGACTGGTCGCGGCAATCAAGTCGTTTGAGGCTGGCTTTAGTGGAAGCTTACTCCAATGCAGTCCGTCATGCCCACAAGGACAAACCAAATTTACCAATTTTACTGCGTTTGGAAGTCAAAGACCGGGATTTGGCCTTAGAAGTTTGGGACTACGGCGAAGGCTTTGATATGTCTAAATACTACGCTCCAAACCCTATGGAAAAACAAGAAGGTGGTTATGGTTGGCTGATTATGAATCGTCTCATGGATAAAGTAGATTACAAGCTACAGGTTAATGGTGCTAACTGTCTGAAGTTAGAAGCTACTTTACCTGAGTTAGTCCAATAA
- a CDS encoding SpoIIE family protein phosphatase, whose amino-acid sequence MAEIGADKLKLMVVDDEPDNLDLLYRTFRRDFQVYKANHAFGAMEILDQFGEMAVIISDQRMPEMNGTEFFSRTVERFPDTIRILLTGFTDVEDLVDAINSGQVFKYITKPWNPERLRGLVEQATDTYRLVKKRTQELRRALRRESLFNAVTTAIRESLDYDSMLQKIVATIGERFEATSCLLRPVESDRLTQDQFLYHNPKSTVSDFFFDPSVLIEKVLETRHYQLDQELYKGNPCHHLVVPLSYHQHLLAVLALHQWGSDRPWQDEDIQLIAGVAEQAALALSQAKLYQRLQEKQQQIHTELEVARQIQYNLLRQSLPDIKGVKVQACCYPAREVGGDFFEVFVHPKGDLWLAVGDVSGKGVPAALFMASIISVLRRELSQETPAEPNVVMQNLNHALSEDLISNNYFITLVLACYTPSTKELVYTNAGHIYPLLWSRCSALADNPNYLKVRSVPLGILPKWQAESGRLVLAAGDTLLLASDGITEAMVSNNPDSTVKTVAGVEPVNRSMLNQDGLWQLLQQEEQPLSLNHLLARIQADNHVQEDDQTILSLEIL is encoded by the coding sequence ATGGCTGAGATCGGGGCGGACAAACTTAAGCTCATGGTGGTAGATGATGAGCCAGATAACTTAGACTTACTCTACCGCACTTTTAGGCGAGATTTTCAAGTATATAAAGCCAATCATGCCTTTGGTGCTATGGAAATCTTAGATCAATTTGGTGAGATGGCGGTGATTATTTCTGACCAAAGAATGCCAGAAATGAATGGGACTGAATTTTTTAGTCGCACCGTAGAACGCTTTCCAGACACGATTCGGATTTTGTTAACTGGTTTTACTGATGTCGAAGATTTGGTAGATGCGATTAACTCTGGTCAGGTTTTCAAGTATATTACCAAACCTTGGAATCCAGAACGGCTCAGAGGCTTAGTTGAGCAAGCCACTGATACATATCGCCTAGTTAAGAAGCGCACTCAAGAGTTGCGTCGGGCCCTACGGCGAGAATCTTTGTTTAATGCGGTAACAACAGCAATTCGAGAATCTTTAGACTACGATAGTATGCTACAAAAAATTGTCGCAACTATTGGAGAAAGATTTGAAGCTACCAGTTGCTTGCTCAGACCAGTAGAGAGCGATCGCCTGACACAAGACCAGTTTTTGTACCACAATCCTAAATCCACTGTATCAGATTTTTTCTTCGACCCCAGTGTTTTAATCGAAAAAGTGCTGGAAACTCGTCATTATCAACTTGATCAAGAGCTATATAAGGGTAATCCTTGTCACCACCTGGTTGTGCCACTTAGCTACCATCAGCATCTGTTGGCTGTGCTAGCTCTCCACCAATGGGGAAGCGATCGCCCTTGGCAAGACGAAGATATCCAACTGATTGCAGGTGTTGCTGAACAAGCAGCCTTAGCGCTCTCTCAAGCAAAACTTTACCAGCGCCTCCAAGAAAAGCAACAGCAGATTCACACTGAGTTAGAGGTGGCTCGTCAAATTCAATACAACTTGCTACGCCAAAGTTTACCTGACATCAAAGGTGTGAAGGTACAAGCCTGCTGCTATCCGGCGCGGGAAGTGGGAGGAGATTTTTTTGAAGTGTTTGTTCATCCCAAAGGCGATTTATGGCTAGCAGTTGGTGACGTTTCTGGGAAGGGTGTCCCGGCTGCGTTATTTATGGCTAGTATTATTTCCGTTTTGCGGCGAGAATTATCTCAAGAGACACCAGCCGAGCCGAATGTGGTTATGCAGAACCTCAACCACGCTCTGAGCGAAGATTTAATTAGTAACAACTATTTTATCACCCTTGTGTTAGCTTGTTATACCCCTAGCACTAAGGAACTAGTTTATACTAATGCCGGTCATATCTATCCACTATTATGGTCACGCTGCTCGGCTTTAGCCGACAATCCCAATTATCTCAAAGTCCGCAGCGTTCCTTTGGGAATCTTGCCTAAGTGGCAGGCAGAGTCTGGTCGCTTGGTTCTCGCTGCTGGAGACACATTGTTGCTAGCCAGCGATGGAATTACAGAAGCAATGGTATCAAATAATCCTGATTCAACGGTAAAAACAGTAGCTGGTGTTGAACCAGTGAACCGTTCTATGCTGAATCAAGATGGTCTTTGGCAACTCTTACAACAAGAGGAACAACCACTTTCGCTTAACCATTTACTAGCTCGCATCCAGGCAGATAATCACGTTCAAGAAGATGATCAAACTATACTTTCGCTGGAGATTTTATAA
- a CDS encoding response regulator transcription factor produces MSKIRIALIEDHDLTRVGIRTALQQKDEIEVVGEAANAVEGLKMLKMVRPDIAIVDIGLPDKDGIELTREVKSTTNGQQLLTKVLILTLRDNKEAVLAAFAAGADSYCMKDIKFDNLLEAVRVTYNGNAWIDPAIARIVLQQAQQNPQKLESAFADNKTIAPNPDFLENLEGIQPYTLTERELEVLQLIVEGCSNAVIAERLYITVGTVKTHVRNILNKLCADDRTQAAVRALRSGLVG; encoded by the coding sequence ATGAGTAAAATTCGTATCGCTTTAATTGAAGATCATGACCTAACTCGTGTAGGTATTAGGACAGCACTACAGCAAAAGGATGAAATTGAAGTTGTAGGTGAAGCTGCCAATGCTGTTGAGGGACTAAAAATGTTAAAAATGGTACGACCAGATATTGCCATTGTAGATATTGGTTTACCAGATAAAGATGGCATTGAGTTAACACGGGAGGTAAAATCTACTACTAATGGACAGCAGCTACTGACAAAAGTGTTAATTCTGACGCTGCGGGATAACAAAGAAGCAGTATTGGCAGCTTTTGCTGCTGGTGCAGACTCTTACTGTATGAAAGATATCAAATTTGATAATTTGCTGGAAGCAGTGCGAGTAACTTACAATGGCAACGCCTGGATCGATCCGGCGATCGCTCGAATTGTATTACAACAAGCACAACAAAATCCCCAAAAGTTAGAATCGGCTTTTGCCGACAATAAGACTATTGCCCCTAACCCAGATTTTCTTGAAAATCTGGAAGGAATTCAGCCTTACACACTGACAGAAAGGGAGTTAGAAGTGTTACAGTTGATTGTCGAAGGTTGCAGTAATGCAGTAATTGCGGAAAGGCTTTACATCACTGTTGGGACTGTTAAAACTCACGTTCGCAATATTTTGAATAAGCTATGTGCCGATGACCGTACCCAAGCAGCAGTCCGCGCCTTGCGTTCTGGGTTGGTTGGATAA
- a CDS encoding WecB/TagA/CpsF family glycosyltransferase: MSNGNQAFSVLGIPVHVMANYPGWLLECLHAGRGTHVVTLNAEMTMQAERNQLLAQVIKNAELVIPDGAGVVLYLRWLLWQKVQRFPGIELAEKLLQELGQQKIGAKVFFYGGAPGVAAKTADFWQQQIPDLNIVGTHSGYHSAEEEAQLRQTLVQLQPQVIFVGLGVPRQELWIAENRHLCPQAIWIGVGGSFDIWSGTKTRAPAWLGNNNLEWLYRLYQEPWRWRRMLALPAFAVKAFVYRLTARGAIS, encoded by the coding sequence ATGTCTAACGGCAATCAAGCATTTTCAGTGTTAGGAATACCAGTTCATGTGATGGCTAACTATCCAGGCTGGTTGCTAGAATGCCTGCACGCAGGCAGAGGAACTCATGTAGTAACGCTCAATGCAGAAATGACTATGCAGGCAGAGCGAAATCAATTATTAGCTCAGGTCATTAAAAATGCTGAACTCGTAATTCCAGATGGAGCCGGGGTGGTTTTATATTTACGGTGGCTATTATGGCAAAAAGTGCAGCGTTTTCCGGGAATTGAATTAGCAGAAAAACTTTTGCAAGAACTTGGGCAGCAGAAGATAGGAGCAAAGGTATTTTTCTATGGAGGAGCGCCTGGAGTCGCCGCAAAAACGGCAGATTTTTGGCAGCAGCAAATTCCAGATTTGAATATAGTAGGCACTCACTCTGGCTACCATTCGGCAGAAGAAGAAGCACAATTGCGACAAACTCTTGTTCAATTGCAGCCACAAGTGATTTTTGTCGGTTTGGGAGTGCCACGTCAAGAGTTATGGATTGCCGAAAACCGCCATTTGTGTCCTCAAGCAATTTGGATTGGCGTTGGTGGCAGTTTTGATATTTGGTCGGGAACTAAAACTCGCGCTCCTGCCTGGTTAGGAAATAATAATTTGGAATGGTTGTATCGCCTTTATCAAGAACCTTGGCGCTGGCGGCGAATGTTGGCTTTGCCAGCCTTTGCGGTAAAAGCTTTTGTTTATCGTTTAACAGCAAGGGGTGCAATTAGTTAA
- the ftsE gene encoding cell division ATP-binding protein FtsE, whose translation MPVLTTQVKKDKSLHREDCETQQHDGSTTAKVKLQSVSKTYTNGTHALLNANLEVKKGEFLFITGPSGSGKSTLLKLLYGQELPTQGEVIVDECNVAGLRGDRLSLLRRRIGIVFQDYKLITQRTVAENVTFVLQAQGYTRKEIQRRLEPTLKLVGLLNKADCFPDQLSGGEQQRVSIARAIVGTPPLLLADEPTGNLDPDNSWQVIQILRKLNSFGATVIVTTHDEQLVRRCNHPVVQVCNGRLFRK comes from the coding sequence ATGCCAGTATTAACAACTCAAGTTAAGAAAGACAAATCCCTTCATAGAGAGGACTGTGAAACTCAACAGCATGATGGCAGTACTACTGCAAAGGTGAAATTGCAATCTGTAAGCAAGACTTACACTAACGGGACTCACGCCTTGTTGAATGCGAACCTTGAGGTAAAAAAGGGAGAATTTTTGTTTATCACGGGGCCAAGTGGTTCTGGTAAATCAACGCTCTTGAAACTGTTGTATGGCCAGGAGTTGCCTACACAGGGAGAAGTAATCGTTGATGAATGTAATGTAGCTGGTTTACGGGGCGATCGCTTGTCATTATTGCGGCGACGGATTGGTATTGTGTTTCAAGACTACAAATTAATTACTCAACGAACAGTGGCAGAAAATGTCACTTTTGTGCTGCAAGCTCAAGGGTATACCCGTAAAGAAATTCAACGACGTTTAGAACCAACCTTGAAGTTGGTAGGTTTGCTGAATAAAGCTGACTGTTTTCCAGATCAACTCTCTGGGGGAGAGCAACAGAGGGTGAGTATTGCTCGTGCGATCGTTGGTACGCCACCCTTGCTGTTGGCAGATGAGCCTACTGGAAACCTCGATCCAGATAATTCTTGGCAAGTGATCCAGATTCTGCGAAAGTTAAATTCCTTTGGGGCTACAGTAATTGTTACCACCCACGATGAACAATTGGTGCGGCGGTGTAATCATCCGGTAGTGCAAGTTTGTAATGGACGACTGTTTCGAAAATAG
- a CDS encoding armadillo-type fold-containing protein produces MAQASSSWQQLINQIPRWNWSLPKIKTKGAIKQQTFKRFSGPGGFLGFLTIVVAMLLWNWKLLLALLIGIGVMVLVYSMQEWDWQLRWSKIRKSLNSSNRRLALAVVSGGLATVSTYMAAAIWVDSRSHWIAAGAIVQGVGTLLTLILLVWQIVNFYENREEDHLDQLLVNLTEKDPLKRLIALRQLTKFISRQRVDSSVQQDVVECLQLLLSREKEVVVREAAFKSLQACDDLRSVEDHRPQVLSPKTAATFTPVSAKVKHHVY; encoded by the coding sequence GTGGCACAGGCTTCGTCTTCTTGGCAGCAATTGATCAACCAAATCCCCAGATGGAACTGGTCGCTTCCAAAAATCAAGACAAAGGGAGCCATAAAGCAGCAAACATTTAAGCGCTTCTCTGGGCCTGGGGGCTTTCTTGGGTTCCTGACAATCGTCGTTGCCATGTTGTTGTGGAACTGGAAACTGCTATTGGCTCTCTTAATCGGCATTGGAGTAATGGTATTGGTTTACTCAATGCAAGAGTGGGACTGGCAATTGCGTTGGTCTAAAATACGTAAGTCTTTAAATAGTTCAAATCGTCGATTAGCCTTAGCAGTCGTCAGTGGTGGTCTTGCTACTGTCAGCACTTACATGGCAGCGGCAATTTGGGTTGACTCTCGCAGTCACTGGATTGCTGCTGGTGCTATTGTGCAAGGTGTGGGAACATTGTTAACTTTAATTTTATTGGTGTGGCAAATTGTCAACTTCTATGAAAATCGAGAAGAAGACCACCTAGATCAGTTGTTGGTGAATTTAACAGAAAAAGATCCATTGAAGCGGTTGATTGCCCTACGTCAACTAACTAAATTTATCAGCCGTCAGCGAGTTGATTCTTCAGTGCAGCAAGATGTTGTGGAATGCTTGCAACTCCTACTCAGTCGAGAAAAAGAAGTTGTGGTTCGAGAGGCAGCTTTTAAGAGTTTACAAGCCTGCGATGACCTCCGGTCGGTCGAAGACCATCGCCCACAAGTTTTATCCCCCAAAACAGCAGCAACTTTCACACCCGTATCAGCAAAAGTCAAACACCACGTTTATTAG
- a CDS encoding alpha/beta fold hydrolase, with the protein MLQPLGFEQRSINSSLGRIVYYTGTGTPWQDDLATKDDRETLVFLHGFGGGSSAYEWSKVYPAFASEYRVIAPDLLGWGRSEHPARSYNIEDYLTTIREFFEQTCTGPVTAIASSLTAAFTIRVAADHPDLFKSLILTTPAGLSDFGEDYSRSFFAQLVSVPIVDRLIYSTGVATSGGIRSFLEQRQFAKSNRVYEEIVDAYLQSAQQPNAEYAALSFVRGDLCFDLSLYIQQLTTPTAIIWGQKSEFTGPSIGRRLAEINPQAIRFFQQLEDVGLTPQLELPAVTIGLIRKFLPLLN; encoded by the coding sequence ATGCTTCAACCACTAGGATTTGAACAACGCTCCATAAATAGTTCACTGGGTAGGATAGTATACTATACTGGCACTGGGACACCTTGGCAGGATGATTTGGCAACCAAAGATGATCGGGAAACTTTGGTGTTTCTGCATGGCTTTGGTGGCGGGTCTTCTGCTTATGAGTGGTCGAAAGTTTATCCGGCTTTTGCCTCTGAATATCGGGTGATTGCGCCAGATTTGCTCGGTTGGGGTAGGTCTGAGCATCCAGCACGGAGTTATAATATTGAGGATTATTTAACCACTATTCGGGAGTTTTTCGAGCAAACTTGTACCGGCCCAGTAACTGCGATCGCTTCTTCTTTAACCGCAGCATTTACAATTCGGGTAGCAGCAGATCACCCTGATTTATTCAAGTCTTTAATTCTTACCACTCCCGCCGGACTTTCTGACTTTGGCGAAGACTACTCACGTAGTTTTTTTGCCCAGTTAGTTAGCGTTCCCATCGTTGATCGTCTAATTTACAGCACTGGAGTTGCTACTAGTGGTGGTATTCGTAGCTTCTTAGAACAACGGCAATTTGCTAAATCCAATCGAGTGTACGAGGAAATTGTAGATGCTTATCTACAATCCGCCCAACAACCAAATGCTGAATATGCAGCACTGTCCTTTGTACGTGGAGATTTATGCTTTGATTTATCTCTTTACATTCAACAGTTGACTACTCCCACCGCCATTATTTGGGGACAAAAGTCAGAATTTACAGGGCCTTCAATTGGTCGCCGCCTTGCCGAAATCAATCCCCAAGCAATCCGATTTTTTCAACAGTTGGAAGATGTCGGGTTAACACCACAGTTAGAATTGCCAGCAGTGACAATTGGATTAATTCGCAAATTTTTGCCTTTGCTTAATTAA
- a CDS encoding DUF4330 domain-containing protein, with amino-acid sequence MAILDSKGRLFGKINLLDLGAALVTLLVIFVILSTFLSSLGLAQIGEKIVPIEVDLVVRGLNVRDPEQLFNNGLKKGGKTNVIIRNQPYGGAIEIKSVQLLPRTVNVFQPDGTVKELPDPKTNNFSTDLLITLDGKAKSTESGPVLGSSKVKIGMPFELEGYNYNFNATVIDIRLKDK; translated from the coding sequence ATGGCTATTTTAGATTCAAAAGGTCGTTTGTTCGGCAAAATCAACCTTCTAGATTTAGGTGCTGCGCTAGTAACTCTGCTAGTTATATTTGTCATCTTGTCTACCTTCTTATCTAGCTTGGGTCTAGCCCAAATCGGTGAGAAAATAGTACCTATAGAAGTAGACTTAGTAGTTCGTGGTTTGAATGTACGCGATCCTGAGCAATTATTTAATAACGGCTTAAAAAAAGGCGGGAAAACTAACGTGATTATCCGCAATCAACCATACGGGGGGGCGATTGAAATTAAATCTGTCCAACTCCTACCTAGAACAGTCAATGTTTTCCAACCAGATGGCACTGTTAAAGAATTACCAGATCCAAAAACCAATAATTTTAGTACAGATTTGCTTATAACTTTAGATGGCAAAGCCAAAAGCACCGAAAGCGGGCCAGTTCTGGGTAGCAGTAAAGTAAAAATTGGGATGCCATTTGAGTTAGAAGGCTATAACTACAACTTCAATGCAACTGTCATTGATATCAGATTGAAAGATAAATAG
- a CDS encoding M48 family metallopeptidase yields the protein MFNWKGFVANYRVWRRSWFYPLISVVVALSLCLSTPLPGRTLDFLPLILQGVQVLQLSNISDRQESDIGKQINEEILGSKIRLYRNSEVNRYVEQIGRRLAANSDRPNLPFTFQVVEDDAINAFATLGGYVYVHTGLLKTADNEAELASVIAHEIGHIGGKHLVKQMRQKAIASGLATATGLDRNTAVGIGVELALNRPRSRQDEFDADQRGLRTLTRSGYAQSGMVSFMQKLLKKGGSTPTFLSTHPGTSDRIDALRRAINSQPSNGKYGLDNASYRANIRPLARS from the coding sequence ATGTTCAATTGGAAAGGTTTTGTTGCAAATTACCGTGTATGGCGACGTAGCTGGTTTTATCCCCTAATTTCGGTGGTAGTCGCCCTGAGTCTGTGCCTGAGTACACCTTTGCCTGGAAGAACTTTAGATTTTTTGCCTCTTATATTGCAGGGAGTCCAGGTACTTCAGCTTTCTAATATATCCGATCGCCAGGAAAGTGATATTGGCAAGCAGATTAATGAGGAAATACTGGGAAGTAAAATTCGACTTTACCGGAATTCTGAAGTTAATCGCTATGTAGAACAAATCGGTCGGCGTTTAGCAGCTAATAGCGATCGCCCCAATCTTCCCTTTACTTTCCAAGTAGTTGAAGATGATGCTATTAATGCTTTTGCTACTTTAGGAGGTTATGTATATGTCCACACGGGTTTGCTGAAAACTGCCGACAATGAAGCGGAATTAGCAAGTGTCATCGCTCATGAAATTGGTCACATCGGCGGTAAACACCTGGTTAAACAGATGCGGCAAAAAGCGATCGCTAGTGGTTTAGCAACAGCAACAGGTTTAGATCGCAATACGGCTGTGGGCATTGGTGTAGAACTTGCCTTGAATCGTCCTCGCAGTCGTCAAGATGAATTTGATGCCGATCAAAGGGGGTTAAGAACTTTGACACGCTCTGGTTATGCCCAGTCTGGCATGGTTTCTTTTATGCAAAAGCTGCTGAAAAAAGGTGGTTCTACTCCGACATTTTTGAGTACGCACCCCGGAACTAGCGATCGCATTGATGCCCTCAGACGCGCAATTAACTCTCAACCTAGTAATGGAAAATATGGTTTAGATAATGCTAGTTATAGAGCTAATATTCGACCATTAGCCAGGTCTTGA